CAAGTACACTTTGAAAGCCCTTAGGCCGAAGCACATTGCAGAGAGGAAGTTTGAATCCAAGGACCTGCAGGGTGccaagaaattcgcactcaaggCCAAGTCTCTCTTTCCGGATCTTGAGGGCATTATGCAGATGATCATCACCTTTGATGTTTACCTTACCTCAGAACTGAAGGTTGCTGGTGATTTACCTCAGAtactaattgcatttttgagctaGCATCTCatggatcgatggcatttttgagcagtAGCAAGAAGGGAAGAAGCTTTTCAGAGGAAGCACAATCCTCTAAAAAGGCAAGCAGATGTGTCAGTGAACCATGGAATGGGCGATACTGCATTTGGAAAGAAGATGAGAACTGATGCTGGAGTTGGTTCATCCATTTCCTCAGGTCCATGGGCCCAATTTTCTAGAATGCCAGTTGGAACTATACCATTTTCAATCAACAGTGCCTTTGAGTTTCAGATTGTTAATGGTGTACCCACTTGGAAGCCCAGACCTGTTACTCGGCTCAGCGTAACTAAGATTTTCTCTAAGTCAGATCTTAAGAGAATTTTGATTGACAAGATGAAGAGCGATTTGAAGGAGAAGGTAAGTGGGATACGAAGTAGGCCAATCCAAGCTACTGTTGATTGTCCAGCGAGCAAGAAATATGTTGAGGTTAGCAAAGCAACAGTTGATTCTACTGCAAATAAAGATGTTTGAGTGGATCCAGAGGTGAATGGTTCTGCTGATAGCCCAAATTTGATCTTAAACGGGTTCAAGGAGATAACTTTCCGAATAAATATGTAGAAATGAGGCATGCCAATGCCATCATCATTGTCGTATGAAGCCCTAATTTGATCACTCGAAAACATTCCTCAGGACGATCCTTATTAAAATCATGGGAATCAGGATCAGGAACAGTATAAGACATAGGGTCCTCATCTTCATTTTCAGCAGCTGTAAATAAGTTACCTCGAGACGAAGACGAATGGTGAATTTGGACCATTGAGTTGGGTTTCTTCTGGCTTTGCAAAGACGTGTGGTGATGTCAGGATTGCCAAACATGAGATCTGTGATGTGGTCAACATGTTCTCTCACCAGATTAAATGGGAGAAAGGCCCACGTGGGGTGGTCAAAGTTTACCCACGTGGGCCTTTGTTGACCTGCCCGCCGTTTCGCATCAGACATTTGTTGGCACTAGCTAGTTTCTATAGTGTTTCCTAGCTTCTATACTTTTGACAGTTACCTTTGTATACAAGAGCTGGTCTGGGTTCCGTCTGGGATTAGCCATTCCTCTCTTGTATGCCATGTGTCTTGCCGTCTCATCAATGAAGCTCATAATGCGAGTAAGCGGCAGTCATTTTGTATGTCAGAAAAAGTATCTTACCTTTGCTGTTTTACCTTGTCTAAAACTTGGAATTGTTGATAGATACTGGTACTTTCTTTTTTGCTGGTCTACCGTTTTGGCCTCTCTAGTCAGAGGAACTTCTCTTTTCCTGTCCCATTGTCCATTATACATATGTTATGTCACATGTTAATAGTCAACCATGAGCGATGCAAATCGGCCAACAGCATCTGTTTCCCACCGTTCGTCTTCCCCTATCATGCAAGATACTACGTAGAAGTGGTCTCATAGGATGCCCCGTGGACTGGGGAGTGACGTTTCGACTCCAGATGGTCTAATCTTTGCCCTGGAGATCTGAGCTTTACTAAGCAACGTAGAAATATAGTTTATTTACATCTTATCTGTTTTACTGCTCATCATCAAGACAGCTGTTACAGCTTACCATTGTGGGTGGTTCGTGTGTGTGCTCTTACCCGCCATACTATTTCAGGTTGTCCCTGGCAAACTATAGAGTTCATCATTTATGACTCAAGATACTGACATTTGTGGCTGAAGTGTATCTTTTGTTCTTGTCTGCGTGTGAAGCTTGCCTTTTTCTCCGCAGGGTGCTAACCGAACCCCAAGCGGCATCATTGTCTGGGCATAATGCGAAGAAAGTCCTTTGCAGCGCATCATCCGTTTTGTCTTCAGGTATCCATACTGTCCTCCACACGCCGTTCATGTATCAACAACCTTTTTTTCCACACATGAAGTGTGCCGGATGCATCCTATATCACTAGTTGAAAACAGgcctttggttcggccagaaaagagcattagtcccggttgcgcattagtcccggttcgagcggcaagggcaccgtacaggcattagtcccggttcaaatgggacctttagtcccggttggtgccacgaaccgggattaaagggtgcgatgcccattagtaccggttcgtcgcaccaaccggtaccaaaggttagacctttagtcccggttcgagccaccaaccggtactaatggggtttgaggcattagtaccggatcgtggcacgaaccggtactaaaggtcccattttcaaactctaccccccccccccccatcgccttttcagttttgtaaaaagcaaaagaaaatgataaaaacttcaaaaattaaaatccttccagatgtagttatgttactacatgtactagttaggaaaatttaaaaacttaaatttggacatgttttgcaaaaagtgtagggaaaatgtaaaacggctataacttttgcatacgatgtcagaaaaaaacgtataatatatcaaaatgttcagcacgaaaatccgcatctgACAGCCTAtagcctgtttgcaaattttagaatcctcaaattctaaaaggaaaaaaaagttatgctcaactttcagtttttttgaatttttgttaaatctggtcaaactatggtcaaactacttattcaagaagtattagtgttactaaaaaattattcaagaatattagtgttactaaataattatttcagttttttttgaattttggtcaaatctggtcaaactgtggtgaaacaatggtcaaactaattattcaagaaatattagtgttactaaataattatttcagtttttctgaattttggtcaaatctgctcaaactgtggtcaaacggtggtcaaactatggtcaaattacttattcaagaaatattagtgttagtaaataattattgttttttagaacaatagtttcaaactcaaacagtgaaatgtgtgacttcatgctcaagctaaattcctgagggttaataggattgacatcttactattgttaGGATAACAACAAGTGCatacttggaaacgagggagaatagaacccggaagttaagcgtgctcaggctggagtagtgagaggatgggtgaccgtccgggaagttagatgatttgaaatgatgaggggttattagagattagaggttaaattgagcagtgatgaggggtgattagagattagaggttaaaataattcagaaatttgaaaataaaaaaaaaattcaaaaaaaaaacataaaatttctttagtaccggttcgtgttaccaaccgggactaaaggtggacctccaggcagcggccacgtggagggcctttagtcccggttccagaaatgggactaaaggcccttatgaaccgggagtaaaggccctttttctactagtctATGTATGTACAATTACATCCGGCTCAGAAGTGCACCAGTTTTTGCCATCTTATGCTCAAAGGAATCATCAACCTTGTCTCCTATCCTATGCACATGAGGCCAAAGACATGCGATGTTTCTAGCATGGCCGTGACCACTTTTTTTTTCTTTACCTCCTTTTGGGGGGAAAGGAAAGAGTTTTATTGAGGTCATGCTCCTGATAATGACAGTGCCTTCCTGTTTTTGCAAACAGGCTCCGCCTCTGCTGGTGGCCTGGAGCCAGATTCATCATACACCGCGGTCGACAGGCCTGCTTATTCATATCAGGTTCGGAACCAGTAAGTGATAGTAGGCCAGTCCGAATGTATGTATAATGCCGACAGTTGGATGGAAATAACATGGCTGTCATTGCTCATGGAGCTGGACACATCTTACTATGTAGAGATTACAGGGCTTATTGTCGGTGCGTGCCGTCTCTGCTTGCTATGTCAGTTTGATGTAGCACTTGATGTTTTGTCGTAGTTAGTTGGGTGTGTGTTTGGTGCTCTGATTTCTTGATGGATCGATGTTGGGTGTGTGGCCTGTATGGTGTGTGTTAACAGCTCAGGCAGGCCTGACTACAAAATATGCCTGTCTGTTTTGGTGGCAGCGGTGACATCCCCTGCCTGCCTTGGTGGACCAGCGACGGTGAAGGACAGCCGCGTGCCACCGTGCTCGTCGGCGCCATCTCCCGACGATATGGTGGAGGCAACGCTATCCGGATGTTTCCATTTCTCTATCTTTTTTTTCTTGTGTTTTTCTTCTCTCAAAAACCACGGGAGGAATCGTCGTCGTTGCGCCTCGGATCGCGTGCACGTCTTTAAACAGGACCGTTCGATCTTGTTTCCACACTGGATCGATCGATGTATTCCGTTGTGTAATCTAAAGCATATGAGAATTGTATGTACAATCCTCATAGTGCTGGAATCTATCTATTTATCTATGTATCTGCATGTCTCGTCGCAGCCGTCGGTCAAACATGAGGCACTCCATCTCAGCCGCAGGTTGCCCCCCGCCTTTGGAGTAGCAGTACTTTATTTGTATGCAAACACAGCCAACTTGCAGTAATCATAACCTGAGGTTCCTTTCAAATACTTTTGAAATGAATACTCCACTAAATAAGGAAGAGGTGTGATTGTGGTGATAAACAAGACTTGAAAACCGGGGCCATCTTTGCACATGCATGCTGCACATATCTTGCATCCGCGCCTCTACACGTTTCAACCAGGAGCATCTTTGAAATGAATACTCTACTACACATATAGGGTCTCGTTGGCGGCAGTGCCGGTGGTTGTTGCGTCAATCATGGAGGCGGCGGAGATGGATGGGAGTGGGAGGAGAGCAGCGGTTCTAGAGGGTACTGGAAGATTGGATCGGGACTGAGAAGGAGAGCGGCGCGAGATGGGATAGTGAGGATTAGGGTCGGCCGTTGGATAGTTAAATGGGCTTCACTCCAAAAATTTGTCACCCCGCCTAAGTTTAATTCTCTGCGCGCTGGAGTGTAAATCGATCCGACCATTCAACTAGTGGGTTTGACACACTTCGGTCAAAAAAATAGTAGGTTAGACACACTTCCGTCAAAAAAATAGTAGGTTTGACACGCACCATGTACGTGCAtaatattttcaaaaaaaaataaaacGACACGCACCATATATGTGTACAATGTGATAAAAAAAACTAGAAAGCACGTACCACGTACCATGTACATAATCCGATACAATAAAATAAAAGGCACGTACCACGTACATGTGTAACATGTTTTTCTAGGGGCATGTGTAACATGTATGTTGAGGTTTCATGTGTGGTGCATACATGTCGCATTATTCATATACTTGCATGTGACTATGAAAATCTAATAAAAGGACAGTGAGGGAAAAAAAGAacattgtactccctccgttccaaattactcatcgtggttttagttcaaatttaaactaaaaccacgaggagtaatttggaacggagggagtactagagaAGCAAGTGAAAAACATTTGTCGCAATTGTTTATTATACATGAGTATTTTAGTGCTTAAACTAAACATATAGCTGGGTAAAAATAAACCTAAGTCAAAGTCACGAGGACCACACAATATCAAAAAGTTTTTATTCAAAACTAAATTATTTTACCGACACATTAAGCCTAATTTGCACACTAAGTCAAAGAAGGTAAATGAGACCAAAATTGTTATCTATATATCTCTAATTTGAATGATGGTTTGCCAGTAAAAcatttaatttttttgaatatttcCAAATCACTATATAGCTTACAGAACAGATCGAGTCATGCACGCCTCCAAAATGAATAAATAACTTGTTGTTGTCACCTTAATTAAAAGAAACTACTCCAAACAAACTTTTTCTCGTCCAGTATCTCATTTCCTTTTTTTTTTGAGATAGAGCGAAATAATTGAAGCACCTTATTCATCACGAACACCTCGAATAAGCTTTGTTTTGGACATTACTTATATATGTTAGATTGAACAAATCCCGAAAAAAAGTTAGATTGGACAAATCCTGCATAGCCGACGGAACTGAACACCACGTGCCATCCTCCCGCCTTAGACGCTGAATATAGTTCCTCCGTGCCCGCCAGACAGCGCGGCGATGGAGATATGCCGTATTTCGTTCTCCCTCCTTTAACCATGTGATCCGAGATCTCTGAAGCCATAGCATCTCCTCCCTATAAAGGAGTTCATCTAGTTGGTGCATTTTCTGTTTTATCAAACTTCTGTCCGCATCACGAAGCTGCAAATCCGCCAACTCTGTTAAAAAATAACTGATTCGTCATGCACGTGTAGCAAACAGAATCACAGTTATCCGGGATTTGGTGGTCACATGTAATGCATGCTAGAATTCAATGAATTGATAAAGCTCTCGTCTGTGCATATATACCATGCATTAGCTTGTGATGTAATCACAACTTTTATAAGTTCATATTATTTTGCATGTACttattttatttatttgtttACAAGAGCGTACACCACTTTGTTTCTTACATGCCAAGAAAGCACcattttgtttcttttttgttACTCCAATATGCTCGCTTGCACCAGAATATGACTTTGCCATTGATGTAACTATTTTCTTATTTAGTTTTATATATGGTGCTTATATatgcattttcttttctttgggaaAGTTGTATACATGACACGTTTTAGTAGTAGTGGTACATCAAAAATATTGTGCGTAACTTTTAGATCTTAAAATCCAAGCCATTAAAATTGTGATCAACGGATAAAATAATCTTAGCATATGTGGACAAACATGATGGCTTGTTTgacttctgttataagtaaataATGGATAATAGATAATAGATATGATAAATACTATGATAATGGAGAACTCAAGGAGATGGGTCTTACATCGACCTGGCATGATTTATTTAGAATAATACTATAACTATGGCAAGAAACTATTAGATTCCGTGTGAAGTTAGACTCTGATTCTGTGCAGATTTGTCTTTCTCTCCTCGGTAGGGGAAGCTAGCATGCCCCTGCATACCGGCGATGAACTCCTGCAGCGGCGCCATCTCCATGAGCATATGCTGCATCACCATCACTGTCGGGAACTCACGCGGCCATTAGCCCCTATTGTATCTCCACCTCGGCAGCCAAACCGGGAGGAGGAGGCATCACCATAAGCATCTGGTGCATGTCCACTCCCGGGGGCGAAGCCGGGCGTTTGAGGCATTGAACTCAAAGGTGGTGGCACCAAACAGCTGGAGCGGCGGTGTTGGAGGCGGGggcaccaggagcttaaggaagATATCGATGTGATAGGCCTCCACGAGAACCTGGTTGGCATGTCCGGAGACAGCGGCCTGCACCTGCATGAGTGCAGCGACGAAGGCCGCCATGTCCTCATACCCCAGGTCGCGCATGTCAGGGTCGAGCCACGCAGCAATCTGGTCCCCCGTGGCGCGCTCCTTGGCCAGGGCCTCGTGCACGCGCATCTTCTACTTCTTCCTCTCCGCCAGCTCTGTACGCATCTCGCCATGCTGCCGGTGTAGCGTCTGCAACGCGTTGTCGGTGGCGGAGCCCTGAAGCTCAGCACCGTCCCCCGTCATGACGTGGTTGACGACGGTGTCGAAGGATGAATGGCCGAAGGAGAACGCCTTGCAGCCAGGCGAGAAGATGACAGCGCCCACTTGGGCACCGGAAAGCATGGTCAACGTGCTCGTGCTGGCCTTGGTGAACAGCCCCCACTTGTGCTTGGAAAAGCACACATGCCAGGCGTCCTTCTTGAGGAGCGAGCGGAGGACTGCACTGAGAATCATGATTTAGTACGACATTAAAACTCATGAGCTGGGTTATGGTTTCATGTTCGACTATCATGGCTCCATCCAAATACATTAGCCCTTGATATCCTGTCAGATTAATTGTACACGAATAACcagcaataaaaaattattaccATCGTGTAGTCTAGTTGGAACTACTAGAATAGTTAGACAACTGCTTGAGAAAGACTAGCTTGATCAGGGTAAACTCAATCAAATTCTCAAAAGAAGCGCTTTTACTTCTGGACATCCCTTGCAAGAAATGGTATGTTTGGTCAGGCCATGGATGGCGGTCTCGACAAGACAATATCAATATGTTAAACATGGATATAGCTACAAGCTTTAACAATTGCATTCAAGGAGATGGATTTGTTGTTTGGAATTTAACTAGGTTTATGGGAGGCTGGAGAAAACTGCTCTTTGGAGTTACTGATCAACTTATATTCAAACAAAGTAGTTCGAGAGGGCATCAATTTTGCGAACATCAGAGGCTTCCCTAAAGTCTTGGTCTAGACTGATTGCCTGGCGGTTCTTAATCTTTGGAATACTTGCCACAATAATTGTTCAGTTGTGGCTTCTATCATCGCAGAAATAGGTCAGCTATGTCCTGATATTACTACATTTGACTCAATATGTAGTCCGTGCTTCGGCACTCCATCTCATCTTTGTGCCAAGAAGGTCTGCACATCTATTTTAACTGAGAGTTGGCTAGCCGAACCATCCAGCTTCAGGGTCAGTAGTCTCTTGCATGATGGTCCAGGGAGCGTTCGGTCGAATAAATCTCTCTATATTCCTTgaaaaaatacatatatacaGAATGAAATCTCATACGGTGCCACTGAGTTTCAAACTTACTAGAGTTTTCGTCTCATTTACTTATTTAAGAGATTTGCTAATCCTATCGTACTTACTTATCCAAACTGTTATTTACGTTTCAAAAATTCTTGAAGTTTTCATCAAAAAAAAATTCCGAAAACACTGAGTTACACTTTTCTGCCTAGTCCTCACAATTCGGCAGAGAGTGGAACAAATCTCACTGCCAATCAGGATTTTTAATGTAGATAGCTCATCTTAGTGATTCATCTCCAATCGCTTGTTATATACCCATCCCCTACCTTGAGATGTAGTAACGCACTCATCTGCATTGACCTTCTCTATTCTTGCTTTCTTTCTGTATGCCAGTCACTGAGCAAGCAATGGTGGCCCCTAATCAGGGGGTGGCTGTCGTCGGAAGAAGACGATCAAGTGCCAGATCGTCAAGAGGATGCCCAACATACCTGATTCCCCAAGCGCTTGCAGGTGCTCTTCAATAAGTATTAGAAATCAGTGGCTGGAATTTAATAGATTTGAAAGACTAAATGTTAATAACATATTTTTAAATGAAAAAAGTTTTAATGTTCGTGCCATATTTATGAAAT
The Aegilops tauschii subsp. strangulata cultivar AL8/78 chromosome 3, Aet v6.0, whole genome shotgun sequence genome window above contains:
- the LOC109771296 gene encoding agamous-like MADS-box protein AGL61, whose amino-acid sequence is MILSAVLRSLLKKDAWHVCFSKHKWGLFTKASTSTLTMLSGAQVGAVIFSPGCKAFSFGHSSFDTVVNHVMTGDGAELQGSATDNALQTLHRQHGEMRTELAERKK